The Thiorhodovibrio litoralis genome includes a window with the following:
- a CDS encoding ribulose bisphosphate carboxylase small subunit, with translation MPFQSTTGDYQTKQTLETFGFLPPMSQQEIYDQIAYIIAQGWTPAIEHVHPSNAMDDYWTMWKLPFFGETELDNVAAELEACHRSYPDHHVRLTGYDNYTQSQGSCFVIFQGRG, from the coding sequence ATGCCTTTTCAAAGCACCACAGGCGATTACCAGACCAAGCAGACGCTGGAGACCTTCGGCTTTCTGCCGCCCATGTCGCAGCAGGAGATATACGACCAGATCGCGTACATCATCGCTCAGGGCTGGACGCCGGCCATCGAGCACGTCCATCCTAGCAATGCCATGGATGACTACTGGACCATGTGGAAGCTCCCGTTCTTCGGCGAGACCGAGCTCGACAACGTCGCCGCTGAGCTGGAGGCCTGCCATCGCAGCTACCCGGATCATCACGTCCGCCTGACCGGCTACGACAACTACACCCAAAGCCAGGGCTCGTGCTTCGTGATATTCCAGGGGCGCGGTTGA
- a CDS encoding form I ribulose bisphosphate carboxylase large subunit, translated as MSKKGYDAGVKEYRDMYWTPDYVPLDTDLLACFKCTGQPGVPREEVAAAVAAESSTGTWSTVWSELLTDLEYYKGRCYRIEEVPGDSESFYAFIAYPIDLFEEGSVVNVLTSLVGNVFGFKALRHLRLEDIRFPIAYIKTCGGPPAGIQLERDRLNKYGRPLLGATIKPKLGLSAKNYGRAVYECLRGGLDMTKDDENVNSQPFMRWRDRFEFVGEAIQKAQAETGERKGHYLNVTAATPEDMYKRAEFAKEVGSPIMMHDFLTGGFTANTGLANWCRENGMLLHIHRAMHAVIDRHPKHGIHFRVLAKCLRLSGGDHLHTGTVVGKLEGDRASTLGFVDQLRESFVPEDRSRGVFFDQDWGSMPGVFAVASGGIHVWHMPALVTIFGDDSMLQFGGGTQGHPWGNAAGAAANRVALEASVKARNEGREIEKEARDILTEAARHSPELAIAMETWKEIKFEFDTVDKLDVN; from the coding sequence CCGGTGTGAAAGAATACCGGGACATGTACTGGACGCCGGACTACGTCCCCCTCGACACCGACCTCCTCGCCTGCTTCAAGTGCACCGGGCAGCCTGGTGTACCCCGTGAGGAAGTAGCCGCCGCCGTCGCCGCCGAATCCTCCACCGGCACATGGAGCACCGTCTGGTCAGAGTTGCTGACCGACCTGGAGTACTACAAGGGCCGCTGCTACCGTATCGAGGAAGTACCCGGCGACAGTGAGTCCTTCTATGCCTTCATTGCCTATCCGATCGATCTGTTCGAAGAGGGCTCGGTCGTCAACGTGCTGACCTCGCTGGTCGGTAACGTATTCGGCTTCAAGGCCCTGCGTCACCTGCGCCTGGAAGACATCCGCTTCCCGATCGCCTACATCAAGACCTGCGGCGGTCCGCCGGCCGGCATCCAGCTCGAGCGCGATCGCCTGAACAAGTACGGCCGTCCGCTGCTGGGCGCCACCATCAAGCCGAAGCTCGGCCTGTCTGCGAAGAACTACGGTCGTGCCGTCTATGAGTGCCTGCGCGGCGGTCTGGACATGACCAAGGACGACGAGAACGTCAACTCCCAGCCCTTCATGCGCTGGCGTGACCGCTTCGAGTTCGTCGGCGAGGCCATCCAGAAGGCACAAGCCGAGACCGGCGAGCGCAAGGGCCACTACCTGAACGTCACCGCCGCGACGCCGGAAGACATGTACAAGCGCGCCGAGTTCGCCAAGGAGGTCGGCTCGCCGATCATGATGCACGACTTCCTGACCGGCGGCTTCACGGCCAACACCGGCCTGGCCAACTGGTGTCGCGAGAACGGCATGCTGCTGCACATCCACCGCGCGATGCACGCCGTCATCGACCGCCATCCCAAGCACGGAATCCACTTCCGCGTGCTGGCGAAATGCCTGCGTCTGTCTGGTGGTGACCACCTGCACACCGGCACCGTCGTCGGCAAGCTCGAAGGCGATCGCGCCTCCACCCTTGGATTCGTCGACCAGTTGCGCGAGTCCTTCGTGCCGGAAGATCGCTCCCGCGGCGTCTTCTTCGATCAGGACTGGGGCTCGATGCCCGGCGTCTTCGCCGTTGCCTCGGGCGGCATCCACGTCTGGCACATGCCGGCGTTGGTGACCATCTTCGGCGACGATTCCATGCTGCAGTTCGGTGGTGGTACCCAGGGTCACCCCTGGGGCAACGCCGCTGGCGCCGCCGCCAACCGTGTTGCGTTGGAGGCCTCGGTCAAGGCTCGCAACGAGGGCCGCGAGATCGAGAAGGAGGCCCGCGATATCCTCACCGAGGCGGCGCGCCACAGCCCAGAGCTGGCCATCGCTATGGAGACCTGGAAAGAGATCAAGTTCGAGTTCGACACTGTCGACAAGCTCGACGTGAACTAA